The genomic segment AAGAATCACGAATGCCACTGCCAATTGCCATCTGTCTCGTCCTGGCTGCACTGCTGTCACCGCCACCACACGCCGAGGCGCAGAGCAGTAAGGAAAAACGGGCAGATTACCGCGTTGGCGAGCGCCTGCCGGAAGACAGGAAGGGGTCGCAGGGCTACCGCCAGATCGGCTGGGACGATCTGGTGCCCAAGGGCTGGGACCCAATGGCCACCTTCAAGGGTCTCGACCTCGCTCGCCTGCAGGACAACGACCCGAAAGCCCAGGAGGCACTGGAGAACGCCCGACGGCTGTGGGACCAGGCGCCGGCGGAGAAGACGATGAACGGTCAGAAGGTCCGCATCGCCGGCTTCGTCGTACCGCTCGAGCGTCGCGGCGAGCAGGTCACCGAGTTCCTGCTGGTGCCCTACTTCGGCGCCTGCATCCACGTGCCGCCGCCACCGGCCAACCAGATCATTCACGTCGTCGCCGAGAAGCCGGTCGGCAACATGCGCACCATGGACGCGATGTGGGTGAGTGGCACGCTCGGGCTCGACCGCACCGATACGGGAATGGGCGTCGCCGGCTACCGGATGCGCGGCGAAGCCTTCGAGCCTTACACCAGGCCGCGCTCCTGATCCTTCTGCCGACAGCGTTCGCGGCTCGCGGCAGCGGTCGTACAATGGTGCACCCAATCCGATCCAGAGTGGAGATCACATTCAGATGAGAGGGCGAATTGCCATCACGGGCCATTCCTTCCGCATGCCGGGGACGACTGCCGAGACCTATTGGCAGGACCTGCTGGACGGCCGCGACCTGGTGGGCACGGTCGATCCGCAGCGCTGGCACTTGGCGACCTTCCTGCACCCGCGCAAGGACCATCCGGGAACGAGCTACACCTTCGCCGCCGGATCGATCGGTGACGTGACCACCTTCGACGCCGCCTTCTTCGGCATCTCGCCGCGCGAAGCGGCCCTGATGGATCCGCAGCAACGGCTGCTGCTCGAGATGAGCTGGGAAGCGCTGGAGAACTCCGGCACCCCGCCGTCGCGGCTGCGCGGCAGTCGCTGCGGCGTCTTCATCGGCATCGCCAGCGCCGATTACTCTTTCCGCATGGCAGATGACCTGGCGGTCGCCGACTCGACGATGGCGACAGGAAACACCGCCAGCATCGCCGCCAACCGGATCTCCTACGTTTTCGACCTGCGCGGACCGAGCATGGCGATCGACACTGCCTGCTCATCGTCACTGGTTGCCCTGCACCAGGCTTGCCGTGCGATTGCCAGCGGAGAGGTCTCGCAGGCGCTGGCAGGCGGCATCAACCTGCACCTGCATCCTTACGGCTTCATCGGCTTCGCCAAGGCGTCGATGCTGTCGCCACGCGGTCGCTGCCAGGTCTTCGACGAAGCGGCCGACGGTTACGTGCGCTCGGAAGGTGGCGGGCTCTTCTTTCTCAAGGAGTACGACCAAGCGCTCGCCGACGGCGACCCGATCCTGGCGGTCATCGCCGGTTCAGCGGTCAACACCGACGGCCGCAAGT from the Accumulibacter sp. genome contains:
- a CDS encoding DUF3299 domain-containing protein, whose product is MPLPIAICLVLAALLSPPPHAEAQSSKEKRADYRVGERLPEDRKGSQGYRQIGWDDLVPKGWDPMATFKGLDLARLQDNDPKAQEALENARRLWDQAPAEKTMNGQKVRIAGFVVPLERRGEQVTEFLLVPYFGACIHVPPPPANQIIHVVAEKPVGNMRTMDAMWVSGTLGLDRTDTGMGVAGYRMRGEAFEPYTRPRS